In one Piliocolobus tephrosceles isolate RC106 unplaced genomic scaffold, ASM277652v3 unscaffolded_36426, whole genome shotgun sequence genomic region, the following are encoded:
- the LOC113222923 gene encoding lymphotactin-like — translation MRLLSLALLGICCLTAYIVEGVGSEVSDKSTCVSLTTQRLPVNRIKTYTIREGSLKAVIFITKRGLKVCADPQARWVKDVVKSMDRKSNTRNNMNQTKPTGTQQSTNTAVTLTG, via the exons ATGAGACTTCTCAGCCTGGCCCTCCTTGGCATCTGCTGTCTCACTGCATACATTGTGGAAG GTGTAGGGAGTGAAGTCTCAGATAAGAGTACCTGTGTGAGCCTCACTACCCAGCGACTGCCAGTTAACAGAATCAAGACCTACACCATCAGGGAAGGCTCCTTGAAAGCAGTAAT TTTTATTACCAAACGTGGCCTAAAAGTCTGTGCTGATCCACAAGCCAGGTGGGTGAAAGACGTGGTCAAGAGCATGGACAGGAAATCCAACACCAGAAATAACATGAACCAGACCAAGCCAACAGGAACCCAGCAATCGACCAATACAGCTGTGACCCTGACTGGGTAG